In Peptostreptococcus equinus, the DNA window TGTTATGGTAACTCTAGGTAATATAGTTGGTGGTGGATTGTTAGTAGGAGCAGTTTTCTACAGAATATCTACAAAGAAATTTACTATGCCTAGTATTAATATTGGTATTAATAGATGTTTAGATTTAAAGTTTATATATATGGATCTAAGCAGAAAAGGTGCTTAAATTTGCCTCTAATTTTTTATGGTCCTTATAACTAAAGTATAGGCTTTAGTTATAAGGACCTTTTTTTGTTGAATAAATATTTTGTATTATATGAGAATATATATTATTAATACTATGTTATAATGGAAAAAGTAAGTAAAAATGTTATCAAATAAAATATAAAAATAATATAAATGAAAAGATAAAAAGGAGAAAACTTCATGAAAAATAGAAAAGCACTTCTAGTAATTAGCTTTGGAACTTCTCATCCAGATACTAGAAAAAAAACAATAGAAGCTTGTGAAAAATTAATAAAAAATAATATAAAAAACTATGATTTTTATTCTGCATGGACTTCTACTATGATTATAAAAAAGTTATCAAAAAATGGTGAGATAATAGAATATCCTAGTCAGACACTTCAAAAATTAGTGAAAATAGGATATAAAGATATATTAATACAATCATTACATATAATAAATGGACAAGAGTATGAAAAACTACTGGAAATTATTAAGATTTTCAGAGATAAGTTTGATTCTATAAAAATTGGTAGGCCTTTACTTAGTAAATTAGAGGACTATGATGAAGTGGTTGACTTTATAGAAGAGGTTACAAAATATGATAATATAGAAAATAAATTGGATACAGCGACACTTTGGATGGGTCATGGAACAGAGCATACAGCCCATTCAAGCTATGCAGGGCTAGAATACAGACTAAGAAAAAGAGAAATAAAATCTTATATTGGAACGGTAGAAGGGCATCCTAGTATTGAAGATGTAATCTATTTTATGAAAAAGGATGGAATAAATAAAGTAAATTTAAGACCATTTTTATTGGTTGCTGGCGATCATGCAAAAAATGATATGGCAGGTCAAGATGAAAATTCATGGTTAAATAGGTTAAAAGCTGAAGGTTTCAAAGTAAAAGTGCATATGGAAGGAATAGGAGAGTTTGAAAAAATTCAAAATATATTTTTAAATCATACACTAGAGGCTTTAGGAGGTATTGATGAACAATAAAGCAAAATTATATGGTATTGGAGTAGGACCTGGGGATCCAGAACTACTTACTATAAAGGCAATTAAAACTATAGAAAAAATAGATATATTATACACTCCTTTGGCAAGCGAGAAAGGTGAGAGTACCTCAAAAAAAATTATTAGTGAATATATAAGACAAGATTTAGAAATAAAGGAGAGGCACTTTCCAATGACTAATGATATAGAGTCAAAGATAAGCGCTTGGGATTTAATTTCCATTGAAATAATGGAAGATGTGAAGTCTGGAAAAAGTGTGGGTCTCATAAGTCTAGGAGATCCTATGATTTATTCAACATATGTATATATACTCCAAAGAGTAATAGACAGTATAGAAGTTGAAACAATACCTGGCATAACTTCTTTTACAAATATATCGTCATCAAATAATTTTCCGTTGTCTATGGATAAAGAAGCTTTAGCAATTGTACCTAGTACAGAAAATATTCATAGAATAAGGAATATAATAAAAGAATTTGATTCTATTGTTTTAATGAAAGTATATAAAAATTTTAAAGTCATTTTAGAATTATTATTTGAATTAGGTTTAGAAAAACATGCTATTATGGTATCGAATTCTTCAATGGAAAATGAGATTAAATATAAAAATCTTAATACGGTATATGAACTTGATTCAATACCATATTTTTCTACCATAATTATTAATAAGAAGATTGATAAAAGTATATAATTAACTAATATTTAAAAAAGAGGCTTATATTGCATAGGCCTTTTTTATATGAATATTATAAATAATTAATAATAAGAGTTTTAGCTCAAATAAAACGAACTTTATAAAAATATATATAAAGATATTTCATAATATATCGAACTATGATATAATAAATTTGGAAAATGATAGGATGCAATAATTTTAGAAAAGGTAGAATTTATCTGTAATATTTTTAAAAGGAGACTTTATATGTACAAGGAAACCATAGAAAAAATTTCAAAATCATCTATAGAAAAAAGTTTGATGTTTGAAAATCATAAATCAAAATATCTGATATCGTCGATGATGGCAGGTGTATTGATTGGTATTGGTGTAATAATTTCTTTTACAATAGGAGGACTAATGTCAAGTGTTAACAATCCAAGCGCTAAGATTTTTGGGGGGTTATCATTTTCAGTGGCCTTAGTTATGGTTATTTTTACTGGCACTGAACTTTTTACAGGAAATAATATGTCTATGGCTATTGGGAGGATGTCAAACAAGGTATCAAGCTTACAGATGATTAAAATTTGGGGAGCTAGTTGGCTAGGAAATTTAATGGGTGCTATATTGTTAGCTGTATTATATGTTGGTTCAGGATTAGTAGATCGAGGTACCACTATGGATTATTTTTCAGTGGTTGCTCATGCTAAAGTCACAATAAGCCCGTTTCAAATTTTTTTAAGAGCTATATTGTGTAATTTTCTTGTATGTTTAGCAATTTTTATAACTAATAGGGTAAAAGATGATTCAGCAAAAATATTAGTTATATGCTTGATTATAGTTACATTTTTTACTTCTGGATTTGAGCATAGTGTAGCAAATATGACTGTCTATAGCATAGCCTTAATTTCAAGTACTATAAAAGGAGTTACTTTTATTAATGCTTTAATAGCACTAATAATGGCTACATTAGGTAATATAGTTGGAGGAGGATTATTTGTAGGAGCAGCTTTCCAAAGATTATCCACTATAGAAAAATAATAAAAAGTTAAAATAAAAATAATATATAAAAAATAATAAAAAAGTCGCTAAATAATATTTCATATCTTGCGACTTTTTTATTTAAATTATTATATAAATAGATTTAAGTTGCCATCTTCTGCATCCGATAAATATGATGCAACACCAGCTATTTCAACTCCATCTATTAGCTCTTCTTCTCTGATACCCATTATATCCATTGACATAGAACATGCGACAAATTTAACTCCAAGCTCCTGTGCTCTTGAAATTAGAAGCTGAAGGCTATCGACATTTTTCTTTTCCATTATATCTCTAATCATCTTAGTTCCCATGCCACCCATATTCATCTTAGATATTTTTAATTCGTCGACACCCTTTGGCATCATCTTTCCAAACATCTTTTCCATACCTTCTTTTTCCACATTAATTTTAGGATCTCTAAGTATGTTTAGGCCCCAGAAAGTGAAGAACATAGTGACTTCTTTACCCATAGTAGCAGCACCTGTAGCGATTATAAATGAAGCTATTGCCTTATCCAAGTCACCACTAAATACTACCATAGTGGCACCATTTTTATCTTTAGGTTTTGAAGATACACTACAAGAAATATTGACATTTCCTTTTTGTTTATATGTAGTTTTCTCAATTAGAGCCCTTGTATTTTTACCATCTTTTTCCAGTTCCATAAGTTTGTAGTCCATCTTTAGGCACCAATTTGCAATATCTTTTCCAAAACCTGGATCCGATGCTAATACTTCTACTACATCTCCCTGCTTGGCTTCGTTCATAGCTGTAAATATTTTAGCTATAGGACCTGGGCACTGTAGACCTCTGGCATCTATTTTTATAATATTAGAATCTTTAATTACTTTTTTTTTTGGCATTGCATCGGAGTTATCTGTACAAGCTAAACCAACTCCTTGTAATGATGAAGTATCTTTCTTCAATTCTCTTTTATAATTAGCATATAAATTATATCCACCATCTACATTTACAGCATCAAAACCATTTTCGCTAAGAATTCTAGTAGCTAAGTATCCTCTAAGTCCTACTTGACAATTTACATATATAGTTTTATCTTTTGGAAGTTCAGAAAGTCTATCTCTTAGTTCATCTAAAGGAACATTTATAGCACCTTTTATGTATCCAAGTGAAAATTCTTCGGTAGTTCTAGTATCTAAAAGGTAAGCACCTTCTTCTACTAACTTGTCTATATCCATTACATCTACTTTTTTGACTAAACCATCTAATATATTGGTAGCAGCATATCCTGCCATATTTACTGGATCTTTTGCTGAGGAGAATGGAGGTGCATAAGCAAGTTCTACGTCTTGTAAGTCTCTTACAGTTAAATTACCTGATATTGCTGTAGAAATAACATCTATTCTCTTTTCTACACCATTAAAACCAACAGCCTGAGCACCTAAAATTTTTCCACTTGGAATTTCAAATATTAGCTTTAAGTCCATTGGCATTGCTGTAGGATAGTAACCTGCATTTGACAATGGGTGAAGATGAACTGTTTGATAATTTTCCTTTCCCATCTGCTTTAATTTCTTTTCGTTATTACCAGTAGAAGAGGCAGTCATATCAAATACTTTTGCAACTGATGTTCCAAGAACGCCTTTATATTTTGAGTCTATTCCATTTATTCTATCAGCTACTATCCTGGCTTGTCTATTTGCAGGAGAGGCAAGAGCTATACTAGCAGGTTCTTGATAAATTAAATCCTTCGTCTGTATTGCATCACCAACAGCATGTATATGCTTCTTAGAAGTTTCTAAATTTTCATTAACTATAATATGGCCTCTAGGTCCAAGTTCAAGACCAGCAGATTTTGCTAATTCATTTTCTGGTTTTATTCCTATTGAAAGAATAGTAATATCTGTATTTACTTCCTTTCCACTCTTTAGTACAATTGTTTTTCCGTTGTTTTTGAATGAATCCACACCATCACCTAATATTAAATCAACACCATTATCTTCCATATGTCCATGAAGTATTTGTGCCATTTCAAAATCAAATGGTGCCATAACCTGATCGAGCATTTCTATAAGGTGAACTTTTACGCCTCTTTCGACTAGATTTTCTGCCATTTCAACACCGATAAATCCACCACCGATTACTACAGCTTCATTTGGTTTTCTTTCGTCTACATAGGCTTTTATCGCATCGGTATCTGGTATATTTCTCAAAGTAAATACATTCTCTGCTTGGTCTAATCCTGGAATTGGGGGCTTGATTGGATTTGCTCCAGGTGATAAGATTAATTCGTCATATGATTCTGTGTATTCTTCGCCTGTTTGTACTTTTTTTACAGTTACAGTCTTATTTTCTGGATCTATAGATATAACTTCGCTAAAATTTCTTATGTCAATATTAAATCTTTGACTCATACCAGGAACAGTTTGCACTAATAGAGCATCTCTATTTTGTATAACTTCTCCTATATAATATGGCAGACCGCAATTTGCGAAAGAAATATATTCACCTCTTTCAAACATTATAATTTCTGATGTTTCATCTAATCTTCTTAATCTTGCTGCAGCAGTAGCACCACCAGCTACACCGCCCACTATTAATATTTTCTTCATTTACTGACCACCTTTCTTTTTAGTAAAATATTTATACGTCTAAATTTTTTATTATTCCTTCAACAAATTTATTATTTACTGAGTAAATTATTTCGGTACCTTCTCTCTTACTAGATAATATACCAGCAGATTTTAATTTACCCAAATGCTGTGATACAGTAGATTGTGCCATATCTAAGCATGAATGCATATCTGATACATTGTGAGGACCATTCTCTATTAATCCTTTTACAATACACAATCTAACAGGATGTGCAAGAGCTTTCAAAATATCTGCATATTTAATTAATTCTTCCTTAGTTGTTTTAATTTCCATTTTATCATCCTTTATTCAAATTTTAATAATTTATTTTTTATATCACAATGATATAGAAAACGATTTTTAGTTATATAGTAATAAATACTTATATTGAATATATACAATATAATAACAATATACAAATAACTTTATATTTATATATTACGATATTTGGATATATAAGTCAAGAAAAAATCTATTTATTTTTCTTTTTGTAAATAAAGAAAAATATTGAACTTAAAATTAACAATATAACTAAGAGTGAAAGTGCTGTATGAAAGAAAAAAGTTTCAGGCAACAAATCTATGATTGGATCTTTATTAGAATCAAATTGCCAATAATCATTCCTGAAAAAAATTTTGTGAAATATTACAAAACTATCCTCAAAATTTATTATAAAAGGAATAGATAAAAGCAAGGGTAAAATTAATATTTGTATAGATATGTTTAAAAAGTATTTCCAATCTTTGTTTTTTATTATATATATAAAACCTAATATAGATGTCATAGAAAAGATAAATAATAATTTTATAAGTATTTGAACTATATTTCTAACATCAATAAAGTGTATAATAGCTTCCTTAGAAGATGGTAGATTTGGTAATTTAAAGGGCTTGTTTTTAAATGATAGGTTGTAGTATATAAGATAATTATAATTTTCCTTTATGGTTTGACGACTATAACCCGTATTTTCAGGTATCTTTAGATTATCAATATCAAAATAATACAAGGATTTAAATGAGAATATAAAAATTACACTTGCTAGAATAAACCATATAAAAATTGTATGCCTAGAAGTTTTCATTATTTTATTTAAATATATTTTCTTCATTTTTTTCTCCTTTATAAAATTATATTTGTAAATTTATTTAGTATTAACCTATAATATAATATTACAGTATGAATTTTTTATTGACAATGAAATTTTTATATTTAACATAACATGAACAAATTATAGTGTTTTATAATATTATATGCTATACTTTATTTAAGTTAATAATTTAAAAGGGGAGCTTTTGCTGAGAGTAAGTTTGACTTAGACCCTAGAACCTGATTTGGATAATGCCAACGTAGGAAACTTTTTTACTGTATGCCTATTGGTATGCAGATTTTTTATTTTAGGAGGTACTATATGAAGGAAAATAGAGTGTCAGTATTTAATAATGGACTCATATGGTTTGGAGCGGGTGTTTCTATTGCAGAAATAATAACTGGAACATATTTCGCATCTCTTGGATTTTCAAGAGCTATGCTAGCTATAGTAATTGGTCATATAATAGGTGGTTTTTTAATGTTTTTGGCTGGTTATATGGGAGCAAAGACAAAACTAACATCTATGGAAACTGTAAAAATTGGTTTTGGTAATAAAGGTGGATTAATTTTTGCTCTTTTAAATGTAGTACAGCTAGTAGGTTGGACCGCAATAATGATTTATGATGGAGCCCTTGCCGCAAATGGAATATTTTCTGTAGGTACATGGCTATGGGCTATAATAATAGGAGGATTGATAATTTTATGGATAGTGATTGGAATTGAAAATCTCGGTAAAATCAATT includes these proteins:
- a CDS encoding sirohydrochlorin cobaltochelatase, which encodes MKNRKALLVISFGTSHPDTRKKTIEACEKLIKNNIKNYDFYSAWTSTMIIKKLSKNGEIIEYPSQTLQKLVKIGYKDILIQSLHIINGQEYEKLLEIIKIFRDKFDSIKIGRPLLSKLEDYDEVVDFIEEVTKYDNIENKLDTATLWMGHGTEHTAHSSYAGLEYRLRKREIKSYIGTVEGHPSIEDVIYFMKKDGINKVNLRPFLLVAGDHAKNDMAGQDENSWLNRLKAEGFKVKVHMEGIGEFEKIQNIFLNHTLEALGGIDEQ
- the cobI gene encoding precorrin-2 C(20)-methyltransferase, with translation MNNKAKLYGIGVGPGDPELLTIKAIKTIEKIDILYTPLASEKGESTSKKIISEYIRQDLEIKERHFPMTNDIESKISAWDLISIEIMEDVKSGKSVGLISLGDPMIYSTYVYILQRVIDSIEVETIPGITSFTNISSSNNFPLSMDKEALAIVPSTENIHRIRNIIKEFDSIVLMKVYKNFKVILELLFELGLEKHAIMVSNSSMENEIKYKNLNTVYELDSIPYFSTIIINKKIDKSI
- a CDS encoding formate/nitrite transporter family protein translates to MYKETIEKISKSSIEKSLMFENHKSKYLISSMMAGVLIGIGVIISFTIGGLMSSVNNPSAKIFGGLSFSVALVMVIFTGTELFTGNNMSMAIGRMSNKVSSLQMIKIWGASWLGNLMGAILLAVLYVGSGLVDRGTTMDYFSVVAHAKVTISPFQIFLRAILCNFLVCLAIFITNRVKDDSAKILVICLIIVTFFTSGFEHSVANMTVYSIALISSTIKGVTFINALIALIMATLGNIVGGGLFVGAAFQRLSTIEK
- a CDS encoding CoA-disulfide reductase — encoded protein: MKKILIVGGVAGGATAAARLRRLDETSEIIMFERGEYISFANCGLPYYIGEVIQNRDALLVQTVPGMSQRFNIDIRNFSEVISIDPENKTVTVKKVQTGEEYTESYDELILSPGANPIKPPIPGLDQAENVFTLRNIPDTDAIKAYVDERKPNEAVVIGGGFIGVEMAENLVERGVKVHLIEMLDQVMAPFDFEMAQILHGHMEDNGVDLILGDGVDSFKNNGKTIVLKSGKEVNTDITILSIGIKPENELAKSAGLELGPRGHIIVNENLETSKKHIHAVGDAIQTKDLIYQEPASIALASPANRQARIVADRINGIDSKYKGVLGTSVAKVFDMTASSTGNNEKKLKQMGKENYQTVHLHPLSNAGYYPTAMPMDLKLIFEIPSGKILGAQAVGFNGVEKRIDVISTAISGNLTVRDLQDVELAYAPPFSSAKDPVNMAGYAATNILDGLVKKVDVMDIDKLVEEGAYLLDTRTTEEFSLGYIKGAINVPLDELRDRLSELPKDKTIYVNCQVGLRGYLATRILSENGFDAVNVDGGYNLYANYKRELKKDTSSLQGVGLACTDNSDAMPKKKVIKDSNIIKIDARGLQCPGPIAKIFTAMNEAKQGDVVEVLASDPGFGKDIANWCLKMDYKLMELEKDGKNTRALIEKTTYKQKGNVNISCSVSSKPKDKNGATMVVFSGDLDKAIASFIIATGAATMGKEVTMFFTFWGLNILRDPKINVEKEGMEKMFGKMMPKGVDELKISKMNMGGMGTKMIRDIMEKKNVDSLQLLISRAQELGVKFVACSMSMDIMGIREEELIDGVEIAGVASYLSDAEDGNLNLFI
- a CDS encoding ArsR/SmtB family transcription factor, translated to MEIKTTKEELIKYADILKALAHPVRLCIVKGLIENGPHNVSDMHSCLDMAQSTVSQHLGKLKSAGILSSKREGTEIIYSVNNKFVEGIIKNLDV
- a CDS encoding TIGR01906 family membrane protein → MKKIYLNKIMKTSRHTIFIWFILASVIFIFSFKSLYYFDIDNLKIPENTGYSRQTIKENYNYLIYYNLSFKNKPFKLPNLPSSKEAIIHFIDVRNIVQILIKLLFIFSMTSILGFIYIIKNKDWKYFLNISIQILILPLLLSIPFIINFEDSFVIFHKIFFRNDYWQFDSNKDPIIDLLPETFFFHTALSLLVILLILSSIFFFIYKKKNK